Proteins encoded by one window of Phosphitispora fastidiosa:
- the cmk gene encoding (d)CMP kinase, with translation MRREGRNLVVAIDGPAGAGKSTVARQVSKDLGYIYIDTGAMYRALTVKALRQGIILSDEAALSRLAKETEIRLTYQDHTQAIIMDGEDVSVAIRTPQVSQNVSLVARVPGVRTEMVELQRRLAQKGGIVMDGRDIGTFVLPEAECKIFLTASARERAMRRARDLEASGYEVDIDELEKEIATRDRIDSTREMAPLQQASDAILIDTSDMSFNEVVDKIKEYIRQTQRNSFMGLE, from the coding sequence ATGCGGCGAGAAGGGCGAAATTTGGTTGTGGCAATTGACGGGCCGGCCGGAGCCGGCAAAAGCACTGTGGCCAGACAGGTATCCAAGGATCTCGGGTACATTTACATCGATACGGGAGCCATGTACCGAGCGCTGACCGTGAAGGCCCTCAGGCAGGGAATCATCCTTAGTGACGAAGCAGCGCTTTCCCGGCTGGCAAAGGAGACCGAAATCCGGCTGACCTACCAGGACCATACCCAGGCTATTATCATGGATGGTGAGGATGTTAGTGTCGCCATACGTACTCCTCAGGTTTCGCAAAATGTTTCCCTGGTTGCCAGGGTGCCGGGTGTGAGGACTGAAATGGTAGAACTGCAGCGAAGACTTGCCCAAAAAGGCGGTATTGTCATGGATGGCAGGGACATCGGGACTTTTGTCCTTCCGGAAGCAGAATGCAAAATCTTCCTGACCGCATCTGCCAGGGAAAGAGCTATGAGAAGGGCCAGGGACCTGGAAGCTTCCGGTTATGAAGTTGATATTGACGAATTGGAAAAGGAAATTGCCACCAGGGATCGCATAGACAGTACGCGTGAAATGGCCCCGCTTCAGCAGGCATCTGATGCCATTCTAATAGACACATCTGATATGTCATTTAACGAGGTTGTCGACAAAATCAAAGAATATATCCGGCAAACACAGAGGAATTCGTTTATGGGCCTAGAATAA
- a CDS encoding bifunctional 4-hydroxy-3-methylbut-2-enyl diphosphate reductase/30S ribosomal protein S1 yields MKTILAPKAGFCFGVKRALDLAMHTAQQEEKPIYTLGPLIHSPQVVEDLSQKGLKVVQDIEEIPEGVIIVRSHGVGPEVFERAKERGLKVIDATCPFVKKAQELAKKLNEQGYQVIVVGDKEHPEVTGILGWTGHQGIVAETPQQAENMPAQNKIGIISQTTQPEENFNKIVSVLQQKSDDTITYNTICHATRDRQDAAVELAKSVHVMIVVGGKNSANTQKLARLCADTGTPTYHIETAGEIDRKWLIGMELVGITAGASTPDWIIEEVRSYMEDVTNQENEKKQLEEALTVKELRKGDIVKGVVVQVGDDEVLVDVGGKSEGVIPMRECSCCDIRSPKDLFNVGDEVEVAVIRVQDDEGKILLSKRKADAEKAWDELVQAVDEKRIVEGVVMEVVKGGLLMDVGVQAFMPASLVERGYVEDLAKYVGERLQARVIEVRKESRKVILSRKAVVEEEYHKQRAALWDEIEEGQVRKGTVRRMTNFGAFVDLGGIDGLLHVSEMAWYRVGHPSEILKENDEIEVFVLGIDRENEKVSLSLKKIVPNPWDKIEHKYSQGQVVTGKVVRLVPFGAFVELEPGVDALVHISQLAHKRIGTPGEVVSVGEQVTAKVIEVDTEKHKISISIKELAEKEPEARQNEVTAENIVQEDVPAPTIGEGLDAETHKKLMAAIEEKPEEKPDEKPEEEAKTEQPESEDTEPTDTEPAE; encoded by the coding sequence ATGAAGACAATCCTTGCACCCAAGGCAGGATTTTGTTTTGGGGTTAAGCGGGCTTTGGACCTGGCCATGCATACGGCTCAGCAGGAGGAAAAACCCATTTACACTCTGGGTCCCTTGATTCACAGTCCACAGGTAGTTGAAGACTTATCCCAAAAAGGGCTGAAGGTTGTCCAGGATATAGAAGAGATTCCTGAAGGAGTTATTATTGTCAGGTCACATGGCGTAGGCCCTGAGGTATTTGAAAGAGCTAAGGAACGAGGCCTCAAGGTCATTGATGCCACATGCCCTTTTGTAAAAAAAGCACAGGAACTGGCTAAGAAATTAAATGAACAGGGTTATCAGGTCATTGTTGTAGGTGATAAGGAGCATCCTGAAGTAACAGGTATTCTTGGCTGGACAGGGCATCAGGGTATAGTCGCCGAAACTCCCCAACAGGCCGAAAACATGCCTGCACAGAATAAAATCGGGATAATCAGCCAGACCACACAACCAGAGGAGAATTTCAACAAAATTGTTTCGGTTTTGCAGCAAAAATCTGATGATACTATCACTTATAACACAATCTGCCACGCTACCAGGGACAGGCAGGATGCTGCGGTTGAACTGGCCAAAAGCGTCCATGTGATGATTGTTGTTGGCGGGAAGAACAGCGCTAATACGCAGAAACTTGCACGTCTTTGTGCCGATACCGGCACTCCGACGTATCATATAGAAACTGCCGGTGAAATTGACAGGAAATGGCTTATCGGAATGGAACTGGTAGGGATTACTGCCGGGGCTTCGACCCCGGATTGGATAATAGAGGAGGTTAGGAGTTACATGGAAGATGTTACTAATCAGGAAAACGAAAAAAAACAACTTGAAGAGGCATTGACCGTAAAAGAACTCCGTAAAGGAGACATTGTCAAAGGTGTAGTGGTCCAGGTTGGCGATGATGAAGTTCTGGTAGATGTCGGCGGAAAGTCTGAAGGAGTTATCCCCATGAGGGAATGTTCATGTTGCGATATAAGGTCACCGAAAGATCTGTTTAATGTTGGAGATGAAGTAGAGGTTGCAGTCATTAGAGTGCAGGATGATGAGGGGAAAATACTCCTTTCCAAAAGAAAGGCAGATGCTGAAAAGGCCTGGGATGAGCTGGTACAAGCAGTAGATGAAAAAAGAATAGTTGAAGGTGTTGTTATGGAGGTTGTCAAAGGCGGTCTCCTGATGGATGTGGGTGTTCAGGCATTTATGCCTGCTTCACTGGTGGAAAGAGGCTATGTTGAAGATCTTGCCAAATATGTTGGGGAGAGACTTCAGGCCCGGGTTATTGAAGTGAGAAAAGAATCCAGAAAGGTAATTCTTTCGAGAAAAGCAGTTGTAGAAGAAGAATACCACAAACAGAGAGCTGCTCTCTGGGACGAGATTGAAGAGGGCCAGGTTCGCAAAGGAACTGTACGCAGGATGACAAATTTTGGCGCATTTGTAGACCTGGGTGGAATTGACGGCCTGCTCCATGTGTCTGAAATGGCTTGGTACAGGGTTGGCCATCCCTCGGAAATATTAAAGGAAAATGACGAGATTGAAGTTTTTGTCCTCGGTATTGACAGAGAAAATGAAAAAGTATCCCTCAGCCTGAAGAAAATAGTCCCAAATCCCTGGGACAAAATCGAACATAAATACAGCCAGGGACAGGTAGTCACAGGAAAGGTTGTGCGGTTGGTACCGTTTGGGGCATTTGTGGAACTCGAACCAGGTGTTGATGCACTTGTACATATTTCACAACTTGCACATAAACGCATTGGAACTCCCGGAGAGGTTGTCAGTGTTGGTGAACAGGTGACTGCAAAGGTTATTGAAGTTGACACCGAAAAACACAAGATAAGTATTTCCATAAAAGAGCTCGCTGAAAAGGAACCGGAAGCTCGTCAAAATGAAGTTACAGCAGAGAACATCGTTCAGGAAGATGTTCCGGCGCCAACCATCGGAGAGGGTCTCGATGCTGAAACGCACAAAAAGCTTATGGCAGCAATTGAAGAAAAACCGGAAGAAAAACCGGATGAAAAACCTGAAGAGGAAGCAAAAACAGAGCAGCCTGAGTCTGAAGATACAGAACCCACAGACACAGAACCCGCGGAATAA